A part of Citrifermentans bremense genomic DNA contains:
- a CDS encoding phosphoglucomutase/phosphomannomutase family protein, translating into MQIRFGTDGWRGVIADTFTFENLSVVAQATMDYLHDKKVAQKGLVIGYDRRFLSREFAERVAGIAAANGIETRLSESYTPTPAVSWAVHEMGAGAGIMITASHNPPSYNGFKVKESFGGSARPSTTRVLEQMVARNLAEGRQVQAVTLAEGLESGKVRYFDAGAPYLAQLGSYVDLDLIRSSGIKTVADPMFGAGCGFLPRLLPGVVEIHGSENPAFGGHPPEPIGEHLGELSQVVADGFFDVGLALDGDADRIGAVDEKGEYFSSHKIFTVLLRHLYERKGLRGGVVKTVSTTQMIDRLAERYGLQLFETPIGFKHICEMMLEHDILMGGEESGGLGVKGHIPERDGVLMALLLLEAMAMSGKGLRALLEETMDEIGHFHYRRIDVPIAVPAKQQLLEKLRGGTVGAIAGYRVAATNFSDGFKYILEDGAWLLIRPSGTEPVLRLYSEAREPDKVASLLEAAKRIAGV; encoded by the coding sequence TTGCAGATCCGATTCGGTACCGACGGTTGGCGCGGCGTGATCGCGGACACCTTCACCTTTGAAAACCTCTCCGTGGTGGCGCAGGCCACCATGGATTACCTGCACGACAAGAAGGTTGCGCAAAAAGGGTTGGTGATCGGATATGACAGGCGCTTTCTTTCCCGCGAGTTCGCCGAGAGGGTAGCGGGGATCGCAGCGGCAAACGGCATCGAGACCAGGCTCTCGGAGAGCTACACGCCTACTCCGGCCGTTTCCTGGGCGGTCCACGAGATGGGGGCCGGCGCCGGGATCATGATCACCGCCAGCCACAACCCCCCGAGCTACAACGGTTTCAAGGTGAAGGAGTCTTTCGGCGGCTCGGCAAGGCCCAGCACCACCAGGGTCCTGGAGCAGATGGTGGCGCGCAACCTGGCGGAGGGCCGCCAGGTGCAGGCGGTGACGCTTGCAGAAGGACTCGAGTCGGGAAAGGTGCGCTACTTCGATGCCGGCGCCCCCTATCTGGCCCAGCTTGGGAGCTACGTCGACCTGGATTTGATCCGCTCCAGCGGCATCAAGACGGTTGCAGACCCGATGTTCGGCGCGGGGTGCGGATTCTTGCCGCGCCTGCTGCCGGGGGTGGTCGAAATTCACGGCAGCGAGAACCCTGCCTTCGGCGGGCACCCTCCGGAGCCCATAGGCGAGCACCTGGGTGAGCTGTCGCAGGTGGTCGCCGACGGTTTCTTCGACGTGGGGCTTGCACTGGACGGCGACGCCGACCGCATCGGCGCGGTGGACGAGAAAGGGGAATACTTCTCTTCGCACAAGATCTTCACCGTGCTGCTCCGTCACCTCTACGAGAGGAAAGGGCTGCGGGGAGGGGTGGTGAAGACGGTCTCCACGACCCAGATGATCGACCGGCTGGCGGAAAGGTACGGCTTGCAGCTCTTCGAGACCCCGATCGGGTTCAAGCACATATGCGAGATGATGCTGGAACACGACATCCTGATGGGTGGCGAAGAGTCGGGGGGGCTGGGGGTAAAGGGGCACATCCCTGAGCGCGACGGCGTACTTATGGCGCTCCTGCTTCTGGAGGCGATGGCCATGAGCGGGAAGGGGCTCAGGGCTCTGCTCGAGGAGACCATGGACGAGATCGGGCACTTCCACTACCGCCGTATCGACGTTCCTATCGCTGTCCCGGCCAAGCAGCAGCTCTTGGAAAAGCTGCGCGGCGGCACCGTCGGCGCCATAGCCGGGTACCGGGTGGCGGCGACGAATTTCAGCGACGGATTCAAGTACATACTGGAGGACGGCGCCTGGCTCCTGATCCGTCCTTCGGGCACGGAACCGGTGCTGAGGCTGTACAGCGAGGCGAGGGAACCGGATAAGGTGGCCTCTCTCCTGGAGGCGGCGAAGCGGATCGCAGGCGTGTAA
- a CDS encoding peptidylprolyl isomerase, giving the protein MLKRILLVAVLALCFACSAFAAEAKNPVLVLETSQGNVKVELFEKQAPITVKNFLEYAKSGFYDGTIFHRVIPSFMIQGGGFNKEMIPKATRAPIKNEANNGLKNDRGTLAMARTGMVDSATAQFFINVVNNNYLNHNPAGGAGSFGYAVFGKVLEGMDVVDKIAGTPTGVVNGMPNVPVTPVVIKSVKILK; this is encoded by the coding sequence ATGCTGAAAAGAATCTTGCTGGTAGCGGTCCTGGCACTTTGCTTTGCCTGCAGCGCATTCGCTGCCGAGGCGAAGAACCCGGTACTGGTCCTGGAGACGAGCCAGGGGAACGTGAAGGTCGAGCTGTTCGAGAAGCAGGCTCCCATCACCGTAAAGAACTTCCTGGAGTACGCCAAAAGCGGCTTTTACGACGGGACCATCTTCCACAGGGTCATACCCAGCTTCATGATCCAGGGGGGCGGGTTCAACAAGGAGATGATCCCCAAGGCGACCCGTGCTCCCATCAAGAACGAGGCCAACAACGGCCTGAAGAACGACCGCGGCACGCTCGCGATGGCGCGCACAGGCATGGTCGATTCGGCCACCGCGCAGTTCTTCATCAACGTGGTTAACAACAACTACCTGAACCACAACCCGGCCGGCGGCGCAGGTTCCTTCGGCTACGCCGTATTCGGCAAGGTCTTGGAAGGGATGGACGTGGTCGACAAGATCGCCGGCACCCCGACCGGGGTAGTCAACGGCATGCCGAACGTGCCGGTGACGCCGGTTGTGATCAAGAGCGTAAAGATACTGAAGTAG
- a CDS encoding cytochrome c biogenesis protein ResB yields MLKALYSGFTSLNLGLWLMTGVMATLALGSFTRASESGLNDMPLLFWLQRAPLSLSWWLWLCIIFLAILFLNAVICSIDALRKKGRSIAPHLMHAGFLLVVIAHLFSSYGGFKQQMQLTEGGTIGFPDGDQVLVERISGEVGQMGMLSSYRAQLRVKGKVAEVQPNHPIFHQGYGIYLKEVALAPMPMALVEIHREPGAWAALLGALFFMAGNVMLLAQRKGR; encoded by the coding sequence GTGCTGAAAGCTCTCTACTCTGGTTTTACCTCGCTCAACCTCGGCCTGTGGCTTATGACCGGCGTCATGGCCACGCTGGCGCTCGGCTCCTTCACCCGCGCCAGCGAGTCGGGGCTGAACGACATGCCGCTTCTCTTCTGGCTGCAACGGGCGCCGCTCTCCCTTTCCTGGTGGCTCTGGCTCTGCATCATCTTCCTGGCCATCCTCTTCCTGAACGCAGTTATCTGCAGCATCGACGCCCTCAGGAAGAAGGGACGCAGCATAGCGCCCCACCTGATGCACGCGGGGTTCCTCCTCGTGGTGATCGCCCACCTCTTTTCCTCTTACGGCGGCTTCAAACAGCAGATGCAGCTGACGGAGGGGGGGACCATCGGCTTCCCGGACGGCGACCAGGTGCTGGTGGAGAGGATCTCAGGGGAGGTGGGGCAGATGGGGATGCTCAGTTCCTACCGGGCGCAGTTGCGGGTAAAAGGAAAGGTCGCTGAGGTGCAGCCGAACCACCCGATTTTCCACCAGGGGTACGGGATCTACCTCAAAGAGGTGGCGCTCGCCCCGATGCCGATGGCTCTCGTCGAGATCCACCGGGAGCCGGGAGCATGGGCGGCGCTTTTGGGGGCGCTCTTCTTCATGGCGGGAAACGTGATGCTGCTAGCGCAGCGAAAGGGGAGATGA
- a CDS encoding GxxExxY protein, protein MIHESITDKILNAFYKVYNTLGFGFLEKVYENALAIELMKSGLEVKQQTQIPVYYDGKLVGDYFADVMVQDLIVLELKAAEAIHNEHCAQLTNYLKASNKEVGLLLNFGKKPEFKRIIFTNNGVAHGFNG, encoded by the coding sequence ATGATTCACGAAAGCATCACTGACAAGATTCTGAATGCGTTTTACAAGGTTTACAACACTCTCGGCTTCGGATTCCTTGAAAAGGTATACGAAAACGCTCTCGCGATCGAACTGATGAAGTCAGGGCTCGAGGTGAAGCAGCAAACACAGATTCCTGTTTACTACGACGGCAAGCTGGTCGGTGACTATTTTGCCGATGTCATGGTTCAAGATTTAATTGTTCTGGAACTGAAAGCTGCAGAGGCCATACATAATGAGCACTGCGCCCAGTTGACAAACTATCTCAAAGCTTCAAATAAAGAAGTAGGATTGCTTCTGAACTTCGGAAAAAAGCCGGAATTCAAAAGAATAATTTTTACCAACAACGGCGTCGCACACGGATTTAACGGATGA
- a CDS encoding cytochrome c biogenesis protein, with amino-acid sequence MKWLLISSAVLYLASFRRPVFLAAVAAGLVYLGSRGLALGRLPLIGPQDTLAFFSSSIGLMALPFLYARAAGNGRFVTWGSGLLAGLFALLATPFPTLNMPLPPVLDTYWFELHVALAFFAYALFGIAALFGGLFLVQGKRQVLDLQYRAALVGYTFFSLSMISGGIWGYYAWGTYWLWTAKELWTSILWVFYSLYLHLRLKGQSWDRGFAWMGIVGFFVTLFTYLGVSLLMRSSHSF; translated from the coding sequence ATGAAATGGCTGCTGATTAGCTCCGCCGTGCTCTACCTTGCTTCCTTCAGGCGTCCCGTGTTCCTGGCAGCAGTTGCCGCCGGTCTCGTTTACCTCGGGTCGCGGGGCCTCGCGCTCGGCAGGCTGCCGCTGATCGGGCCGCAGGACACCCTTGCCTTCTTCTCCAGCTCCATCGGGCTCATGGCGCTTCCCTTCCTCTACGCCCGCGCGGCGGGGAACGGGCGCTTCGTCACCTGGGGCTCCGGCCTTTTGGCCGGTCTCTTCGCGCTCCTGGCGACCCCTTTCCCCACGCTCAACATGCCGCTTCCCCCCGTGCTGGACACCTACTGGTTCGAGCTGCACGTGGCGCTCGCCTTCTTCGCCTACGCCCTCTTCGGCATCGCCGCGCTCTTCGGCGGCCTGTTCCTCGTGCAGGGAAAGAGGCAGGTGCTGGACCTGCAGTACCGTGCGGCGCTGGTGGGGTACACCTTTTTCTCGCTTTCCATGATCTCAGGGGGGATCTGGGGGTACTACGCCTGGGGGACCTACTGGCTTTGGACAGCAAAGGAGCTGTGGACTTCCATCCTCTGGGTCTTCTATTCGCTGTATCTGCACCTGCGGTTGAAGGGGCAGTCCTGGGATCGCGGCTTTGCCTGGATGGGGATCGTGGGCTTCTTCGTGACCCTGTTCACCTACCTCGGTGTTAGCTTGCTGATGCGCAGCTCGCATAGCTTTTAA
- the def gene encoding peptide deformylase gives MAVRNIVTYPNQILKTPCQVVEQIDDWVRQLVDDLVDTMHAGPGSVGVASPQIGVSLRVCVIDVSKNRHGKDNNHGLMLIINPEILARSGAAVMREGCMSVPDYTGDVERATELTLRFTEPDGTVREIEASGFEAVAIQHELDHLDGLLFLDRIASLKTGLFRRKSYK, from the coding sequence ATGGCTGTACGAAATATAGTTACCTACCCGAACCAGATACTGAAGACCCCCTGCCAGGTTGTGGAACAGATCGACGACTGGGTGCGCCAGCTGGTGGATGACCTGGTCGACACCATGCATGCCGGGCCCGGCTCCGTCGGGGTCGCCTCCCCCCAGATCGGCGTGTCGCTGCGCGTCTGTGTCATCGACGTTTCCAAGAACCGTCACGGCAAGGACAACAACCACGGGCTGATGCTGATAATCAACCCTGAGATCCTGGCCAGAAGCGGCGCCGCCGTGATGCGCGAGGGGTGCATGAGCGTGCCGGATTACACCGGCGACGTCGAGCGCGCCACCGAGCTCACGCTGCGCTTCACCGAGCCCGACGGGACCGTGCGGGAGATAGAGGCCTCCGGCTTCGAGGCGGTCGCCATCCAGCACGAGCTGGACCACCTGGACGGCCTGCTCTTCCTGGACCGGATCGCCTCGCTGAAGACCGGCCTCTTCCGCAGGAAGAGCTACAAGTAA
- a CDS encoding glycine cleavage system protein R codes for MNLCRKPNLAHFAVTIIGKDRTGIVADASEVLYKLGCNVEDSSCTMLGGEFAMILIVSHEKPFSKKQLEADFALKNANTGLSAFIRPLKDDEVCYQGPVGELCLISVYGSDKSGIVYRVTRELADRGVSIADLNTKLIGTPDDPVYVLVLEAALPNGMTVEDVTNLLEKLKKELSVEISVRLITPVSL; via the coding sequence ATGAACCTTTGCCGCAAGCCCAACCTGGCCCATTTCGCCGTGACCATCATCGGCAAGGACCGCACCGGCATCGTCGCGGACGCCTCCGAGGTCCTCTACAAGCTCGGCTGCAACGTGGAAGACTCCAGCTGCACCATGCTGGGAGGCGAGTTCGCCATGATCCTGATCGTCTCCCACGAGAAGCCCTTCTCCAAGAAGCAGCTCGAAGCCGACTTCGCGCTGAAGAACGCCAACACCGGTCTCTCCGCCTTCATCCGTCCCCTGAAGGACGACGAGGTCTGCTACCAGGGACCGGTGGGGGAGCTTTGCCTGATCTCCGTGTACGGCAGCGACAAATCGGGCATCGTCTACCGTGTCACCCGCGAGCTCGCCGACCGCGGCGTCAGCATCGCCGACCTGAACACCAAGCTGATCGGGACGCCGGACGACCCGGTCTACGTGCTGGTACTCGAAGCGGCCCTTCCCAACGGTATGACGGTGGAAGACGTCACCAACCTGCTGGAAAAACTGAAAAAGGAGTTGAGTGTGGAGATTTCGGTGCGGCTCATCACACCGGTCTCGCTCTGA
- a CDS encoding DNA translocase FtsK → MADEKIEKKEKVTKEMKGMAFAVAGIFLSVALASFNGEDLSFNSVSTSMQTHNLGGRFGAQLADIFLQLFGLASYIFPCTLIYLTYRAFGPDPIRWRRYKAVGFVLLVVSVSGLFAFNLQFTEFLGQRVPSGGFVGYQSAELLKRGFGKFGALLILLPMLAASAMLLSRFSFVLFANWWVTALKERWAKHKQRQALNRELAAEKKEKGEKGEKAKPHAAPVIKPAVVAPPTPAPAVKKEKKQDEKKSAPVQEAFEFIKVEGNFRTPPLSLLDPIPEAGKRQDRETLTMNARLMEKKLKDFGVEGEVVEICPGPVITMYEFSPGPGIKVSRIAGLQDDLTMALQAHSIRIVAPIPGKGVVGIELPNREREMVSLKEIFNSEQFHKGKMKLPLALGKDIAGNPLVTDLAKMPHLLVAGATGSGKSVAINTMILSLLYTSTPTDVRIIMVDPKMLELSVYEGIPHLLLPVVTNPKKAALALKWAVEEMGRRYRLMSDKGVRNIDSYNRELEREEKEIAENKARETVVVEEIEEPDHLEDPEDMEAREAAIQAFLAKEDQLEHGHLPYIVVIVDELADLMMVAGREIEESIARLAQMARAAGIHLILATQRPSVDVITGLIKANFPARISFQVSSKIDSRTILDGNGAESLLGAGDMLFLPPGTSKMLRSHGAFVSDAEVQRVVEFLKKQGKPVYEKSILEMKASDEKGGGDDEEEIDERYDDALALVAEAKQASISMIQRRLRIGYNRAARIIEKMEQEGVIGPSDGTSKPREVFINKI, encoded by the coding sequence ATGGCCGACGAGAAGATAGAAAAAAAAGAGAAGGTTACCAAGGAGATGAAGGGGATGGCGTTCGCCGTCGCCGGGATCTTCCTCAGCGTCGCGCTCGCCTCGTTCAACGGGGAGGACCTCTCTTTCAACAGCGTTTCCACCTCGATGCAGACCCACAACCTTGGGGGGCGCTTCGGCGCGCAGCTGGCGGACATCTTCCTGCAGCTTTTCGGGCTCGCCTCCTACATCTTCCCCTGCACCCTCATCTACCTGACCTACCGGGCCTTCGGGCCTGACCCGATCAGGTGGCGCCGCTACAAGGCGGTCGGCTTCGTGCTGCTCGTGGTCTCGGTGTCGGGGCTCTTCGCCTTCAACCTGCAGTTCACTGAGTTCCTGGGGCAGCGGGTGCCAAGCGGCGGCTTCGTCGGCTACCAGAGTGCGGAACTTCTCAAGCGCGGCTTCGGGAAGTTCGGGGCGCTCCTCATCCTGCTCCCCATGCTGGCGGCCTCGGCCATGCTCCTTTCCCGTTTCTCCTTCGTTCTCTTCGCCAACTGGTGGGTGACGGCGCTCAAGGAGCGGTGGGCGAAGCACAAGCAACGCCAGGCGCTGAACCGCGAGCTTGCGGCGGAGAAGAAGGAAAAAGGTGAGAAAGGTGAGAAGGCGAAGCCTCACGCGGCTCCGGTGATAAAGCCGGCCGTGGTGGCGCCGCCGACTCCCGCGCCCGCCGTGAAGAAGGAGAAGAAGCAGGACGAGAAGAAGAGCGCGCCGGTCCAGGAGGCGTTCGAGTTCATCAAGGTGGAGGGGAACTTCCGCACCCCGCCGCTCTCCCTGCTCGACCCGATCCCAGAGGCCGGCAAGCGCCAGGACCGCGAAACCCTCACCATGAACGCTCGCCTCATGGAGAAGAAGCTGAAGGACTTCGGCGTCGAGGGCGAAGTGGTGGAGATCTGCCCCGGCCCGGTCATCACCATGTACGAGTTCTCCCCGGGCCCCGGCATCAAGGTGAGCCGCATCGCGGGGCTCCAGGACGACCTCACCATGGCGCTCCAGGCCCATTCCATCCGCATCGTTGCGCCGATTCCGGGCAAGGGGGTGGTGGGTATCGAGCTCCCCAACCGCGAGCGCGAGATGGTTTCCCTGAAGGAGATCTTCAACTCCGAGCAGTTCCACAAGGGGAAGATGAAGCTCCCGCTGGCGCTCGGAAAGGACATCGCGGGGAACCCGCTGGTAACCGATCTGGCCAAGATGCCGCACCTTCTGGTTGCGGGTGCGACAGGTTCGGGCAAGTCGGTCGCCATCAACACCATGATCCTCTCGCTCCTTTACACCTCGACGCCTACCGACGTCAGGATCATCATGGTCGACCCCAAGATGCTGGAACTCTCCGTCTACGAGGGGATCCCGCACCTCCTGTTGCCGGTCGTCACCAACCCCAAGAAGGCGGCGCTCGCGCTCAAGTGGGCGGTCGAGGAGATGGGGCGCCGCTACCGGCTCATGTCCGACAAGGGGGTCAGGAACATCGACTCCTACAACCGCGAACTGGAGCGGGAAGAGAAGGAAATTGCCGAGAACAAGGCGCGCGAGACCGTGGTGGTCGAGGAGATCGAGGAGCCGGATCATCTCGAGGACCCGGAGGACATGGAGGCGCGCGAGGCGGCGATCCAGGCCTTCCTGGCCAAGGAAGACCAGCTGGAGCACGGCCATCTCCCCTACATCGTGGTCATCGTCGACGAGCTCGCCGACCTGATGATGGTCGCCGGCCGCGAGATCGAGGAATCCATCGCCCGCCTCGCCCAGATGGCGCGCGCCGCGGGGATCCACCTGATCCTCGCCACCCAGCGCCCGTCGGTCGACGTCATCACCGGCCTGATCAAGGCGAACTTCCCGGCCAGGATCTCATTCCAGGTCTCCTCCAAGATCGACTCCCGCACCATCCTGGACGGCAACGGCGCCGAGTCGCTCCTGGGGGCAGGGGACATGCTCTTCCTCCCGCCGGGGACCTCGAAGATGCTCCGCTCCCACGGCGCCTTCGTCTCCGACGCCGAGGTGCAGCGCGTGGTCGAGTTCCTGAAGAAGCAGGGAAAGCCGGTGTACGAGAAGTCGATTCTCGAGATGAAGGCCTCCGACGAGAAGGGAGGGGGCGACGACGAGGAAGAGATCGACGAGCGCTACGACGACGCGCTGGCGCTGGTGGCCGAGGCGAAGCAGGCGTCCATCTCCATGATCCAGCGCCGCCTGCGCATCGGCTACAACCGCGCCGCCCGCATCATCGAGAAGATGGAGCAGGAAGGGGTCATTGGCCCCTCCGACGGCACCAGCAAGCCGCGTGAAGTTTTTATCAACAAGATCTGA
- a CDS encoding ribonuclease J: MEPSSTESTGLKFVALGGLGEIGLNMAAFEYGDDIVIVDCGLMFPEPYMLGIDVVIPDIGYLIERRDSIRAILLTHGHEDHIGALPYVLRDINPPIYGTALTLGFVKEKLKEFELDQKVDLRVVKPRDTVQLGSFEVEFIRVAHSIVDGCALAISSPEGVVIHTGDFKLDQTPVDGELTDLATFSRYGEKGVLALFADSTNVEREGYTLSERLVGDAFEEIFPACSGRVIVAAFSSNIHRVQQVVRAAEKSGRKVLLNGRSMIGNVQIARELGYLKIPDDLLIDLKELPRLPKEQVCMITTGSQGEPRSSLIRIAMDDHKQIKLERGDTVILSSRFIPGNEKTISDLMNHLYRRGAEVIHEKVSEVHVSGHASQEELKLLHNLVKPRFFVPVHGEYRHLVKHSQLAQKVGTPEERCILAVNGDVILFAGDEACIVDQVNTGRVFVDGKGVGDVGNVVLKDRKHLSEDGMVVVIIGINQTSGEIIYGPDIVSRGFVFEDDSQEYLEEAKKVVLDTLALVTPEVMTDWNEVKLEVRRVLRRLFNKTLERRPVILPLVLEM, translated from the coding sequence TTGGAACCATCCAGCACAGAGAGCACCGGGCTTAAGTTCGTAGCACTGGGAGGACTGGGAGAGATAGGGCTGAACATGGCCGCCTTCGAGTACGGCGACGATATCGTCATCGTCGACTGCGGACTCATGTTCCCCGAACCCTACATGCTGGGCATTGACGTGGTGATCCCCGACATCGGCTACCTGATCGAGAGGAGAGACAGCATCCGCGCCATCCTGCTCACCCACGGGCACGAGGACCACATCGGTGCGCTCCCCTACGTGCTGAGGGATATCAATCCCCCCATCTACGGGACGGCGCTGACCTTGGGCTTCGTCAAGGAAAAGCTCAAGGAATTCGAGCTGGATCAAAAGGTTGACCTGAGGGTGGTCAAGCCGCGGGACACGGTGCAGCTCGGTTCCTTCGAGGTCGAGTTCATCCGTGTTGCCCACTCCATCGTCGACGGCTGCGCCCTGGCCATAAGCTCCCCGGAAGGGGTGGTGATCCACACCGGCGACTTCAAGCTGGACCAGACCCCCGTCGACGGCGAACTGACCGATCTGGCGACCTTCTCCCGCTACGGCGAGAAGGGGGTGCTGGCGCTCTTCGCCGACTCGACCAACGTCGAGCGCGAGGGGTACACCCTTTCCGAGCGGCTCGTGGGGGACGCCTTCGAGGAGATCTTCCCCGCCTGCTCCGGCAGGGTCATCGTCGCCGCCTTCTCCAGCAACATCCACCGGGTGCAGCAGGTGGTGCGCGCGGCGGAAAAAAGCGGCAGGAAGGTACTCCTTAACGGACGCTCCATGATCGGCAACGTGCAGATCGCGCGGGAGCTCGGCTACCTGAAGATCCCGGACGACCTCCTGATCGACCTGAAGGAGCTCCCCAGGCTCCCCAAGGAGCAGGTCTGCATGATCACCACCGGAAGCCAGGGGGAGCCCAGGAGCTCGCTGATCCGGATCGCCATGGACGACCATAAGCAGATCAAGCTGGAGCGCGGCGATACCGTCATCCTCTCCTCCCGCTTCATCCCGGGGAACGAAAAAACCATCTCCGACTTGATGAACCACCTGTACCGGCGCGGAGCCGAGGTGATCCACGAGAAGGTTTCCGAGGTCCACGTCTCGGGCCATGCGAGCCAGGAAGAGCTGAAGCTCCTGCACAACCTGGTCAAGCCCCGTTTCTTTGTCCCGGTGCACGGCGAGTACCGGCACCTGGTGAAGCACTCCCAGCTGGCCCAGAAGGTCGGGACCCCGGAGGAGCGCTGCATCCTCGCGGTGAACGGCGACGTCATCCTCTTTGCCGGGGACGAGGCGTGCATCGTGGACCAGGTGAACACCGGCCGCGTCTTCGTGGACGGCAAAGGGGTGGGGGACGTCGGCAACGTGGTGCTGAAGGATAGAAAGCACCTTTCGGAAGACGGCATGGTCGTGGTCATCATCGGCATCAACCAGACAAGCGGCGAGATCATCTACGGCCCCGACATCGTTTCCCGCGGCTTCGTCTTCGAGGACGACAGCCAGGAGTACCTGGAGGAGGCCAAGAAGGTCGTGCTCGACACCCTGGCCCTCGTCACCCCAGAGGTGATGACCGACTGGAACGAGGTGAAGCTGGAAGTGCGCCGTGTGCTGCGCCGGCTCTTCAACAAGACGCTGGAAAGGCGCCCGGTGATACTGCCGCTCGTGTTGGAGATGTAA
- a CDS encoding lysophospholipid acyltransferase family protein, with protein MLRACIYLLFFVPYTLLCSLAAVIGGLFDGSGRVGHACARMWSLGSLFASRIRLEVNGLNHVPPEGPVIYMGNHQGNFDIFALTLAIPRLFSWIAKEELFKVPVFGAAMRRAGYIPLDRSDGRKALKSMKQAAERIASGTSVVIFPEGTRTKDGKLLPFKRGAFLLAAKAGVPIVPFTINGSWAINPRNRLELWPGTISVSFGAPIAVKPGAEGELMEQVREAIAARLEVH; from the coding sequence ATGCTGAGAGCTTGTATCTATTTACTTTTCTTCGTTCCGTACACCCTGTTATGCAGCCTCGCCGCGGTGATCGGGGGGCTTTTCGACGGTTCCGGCCGTGTCGGGCACGCCTGCGCCAGAATGTGGAGCCTGGGCTCCCTGTTCGCGTCACGCATCCGGCTTGAAGTGAACGGGTTGAACCACGTTCCACCTGAGGGGCCCGTCATCTATATGGGGAACCACCAGGGGAACTTCGACATCTTCGCACTGACCCTCGCCATCCCGCGCCTGTTCTCCTGGATCGCCAAGGAAGAGCTGTTCAAGGTGCCGGTGTTCGGCGCCGCGATGAGGCGGGCGGGATACATCCCCCTGGACAGAAGCGACGGCAGGAAGGCGCTCAAAAGCATGAAGCAGGCGGCTGAGCGGATCGCCTCGGGGACCAGCGTGGTCATCTTCCCGGAAGGGACCCGGACAAAGGACGGCAAGCTGCTCCCCTTCAAGCGCGGTGCGTTCCTGCTGGCGGCAAAGGCGGGTGTACCCATCGTTCCCTTCACCATCAACGGCAGTTGGGCGATAAACCCGCGCAACCGCCTGGAACTGTGGCCGGGGACCATCTCCGTTAGCTTCGGCGCGCCCATAGCGGTCAAGCCGGGCGCGGAAGGAGAACTGATGGAGCAGGTGCGCGAGGCTATCGCGGCAAGGTTGGAGGTTCACTAA
- a CDS encoding single-stranded DNA-binding protein, with translation MASLNKVMLIGNLGKDPEVRYTAGGTAVASFSLATTEKFKGKDGNWEEKTEWHNITLWARLAEIAGEYLSKGKTVYVEGRLQTRKWTDKEGKDRYTTEIVGEKMQMLSSKGEGGGGGQRQSRPQQDYNQGGGYEEPVFNPDDEIPF, from the coding sequence ATGGCCAGTCTGAACAAGGTGATGCTCATCGGGAACCTGGGCAAAGATCCCGAGGTGCGCTACACCGCCGGCGGCACCGCCGTAGCATCCTTCTCCCTCGCCACCACCGAGAAGTTCAAGGGCAAGGACGGCAACTGGGAAGAGAAGACCGAATGGCACAACATCACCCTCTGGGCGCGTCTTGCCGAGATCGCCGGCGAATACCTTTCCAAGGGGAAGACCGTATATGTCGAAGGGCGTCTGCAGACCCGCAAGTGGACCGACAAAGAAGGGAAAGATCGCTACACCACCGAGATCGTCGGCGAGAAGATGCAGATGCTGTCCAGCAAAGGCGAAGGTGGCGGCGGTGGTCAGCGTCAGTCCAGGCCGCAGCAGGATTACAACCAGGGCGGCGGTTACGAAGAGCCGGTATTCAACCCGGACGACGAGATCCCGTTCTAG